Genomic window (Methanobacterium formicicum):
TTTTATCAATCAAAAGTTAGTAATTGGTATAATTATTGTTGTAGCCATTTTAGGAGGATCGTTGCTCTATGTTTTTGGTCTAGGGAATTCCAGTTCCAGCAACGGTACCGTCACCATAACTGATGTCGCCGGTAGAACAGTGCAGGTTCCAGCCCAGGTAGATAAAGTGGTGGGAACCGGGTGTTCGGCGCGGGAAATCGTCTATTTGAATGCCAGTGATAAAATTGTGGGAATTGAAAAGACAGAGACCAATTCCACCGGGGGATGGGGAAGCCAGTTACCCTACATGATCGCCCATCCAGAACTCATGAGTCTCCCCATAGTGGGCGATGCACGTACCAATGTGGTAAATTATGAGGAAATAGCAAAACTTAAGCCTGATGTTGTCTTTGCTGCTGATTCCAGCACTGCTGAAGACGTACAATCCAAAACAGGAATTCCAACCGTGGTGGTATACACCATGGGTGTGGGAACCAAAGAACAGATGGAAAAGTACCAGAATTCCTTGAAAATAATGGGTAAAGTTTTGGGTAAAGATGAACGGGCCCAGGAACTGATTACTTATATTAATTCCTGCGAAGAGGACTTAAATAAACGGACAAAAGATGCAGCATCCAGTAATAACGCCACAGTATACGTGGGGGGTCATGCATACCGGGGGTCCCATGGTATAACTTCAACCAATGCGTTCTACCCTCCATTCCGTCTGGTAAATGCCAACAACGTTGCCAGCAATGTCACTACCAATGACACATCCATAGCAGTCCAGATTGATAAAGAACAGTTGATAAACTGGAATCCCGATGTAATTTTCATTGAAGAATCCAGTTTAGCATCAGTAGTTAACGACACAAAGAATTATCCCCAATATAAGGATTTAAATGCTGTAAAGAACGGCCAAGTATATGGGTTGCTCTCATACTGTCTTTACAGTTACAACAAGGACATATTAATTGCTGATGCCTACTACGTGGGGAAAGTACTCTACCCTGAGCAATTCAGCGATGTAAACCCGGAAGAGAAGGCGGATGAAATCTTTGTAAAATTCGTGGGTAAACCAGTATACAGCCAGATGAAAGCAGCACAGGGTGGATTCAAGAAAATCGAAATATGATTTTCTTACTTCACTATTTTTTTAACTAAGGGGAGTCTTGATGAAAATGAACATACTAGACCGGCCAGATGTGACCCATGAAAAATTACAGCAGGTAGTGGAAAATGCCTTCAACGGCTTGAAAACATTTAACTTAATAAAAACCTCCCTGGAGATGGGTGTTTTTGACAATTTAAACCAACCAGTCACCTACCATGAACTTTCCCAGGTATTGGATATTGAGCCCATATTCTCCTATTATATCCTGGAGGCCCTGGAAAAGATGGGGTTAATTCTAAAGGAAAATGAACACTACCAGAATTCAGAGCTATCCCAACTGTATCTGAACTCTGATTCTCCCTACAATCGGAGTAATTGCATATTATCCTTGGAAGAAAACGCCCACCAATGGAACAATTTAACCCGCACCCTGAGG
Coding sequences:
- a CDS encoding iron ABC transporter substrate-binding protein yields the protein MLYVFGLGNSSSSNGTVTITDVAGRTVQVPAQVDKVVGTGCSAREIVYLNASDKIVGIEKTETNSTGGWGSQLPYMIAHPELMSLPIVGDARTNVVNYEEIAKLKPDVVFAADSSTAEDVQSKTGIPTVVVYTMGVGTKEQMEKYQNSLKIMGKVLGKDERAQELITYINSCEEDLNKRTKDAASSNNATVYVGGHAYRGSHGITSTNAFYPPFRLVNANNVASNVTTNDTSIAVQIDKEQLINWNPDVIFIEESSLASVVNDTKNYPQYKDLNAVKNGQVYGLLSYCLYSYNKDILIADAYYVGKVLYPEQFSDVNPEEKADEIFVKFVGKPVYSQMKAAQGGFKKIEI